CCCCATACCCCCGCTCCCCgtgggggtgctgctgccccgcgtccctgccctgccccggccctgcgggtccccccagccccgggcacgCGTGACGGgtggtccctgccctgggacccccagtGCCGGGTCCACATACCCACCTTGGGATCCCTCCACTGCCGGGTTCCCATACCTGCCCTGGGACCCCTGAATGTCGGGTCCCCATActcaccccgggacccccaaatgcTGAGTTCCCATGCCCACCCCAGGATCCCCAAATGCTGAGTCCCTATACCTGCCCTGGATCCCCATGCTTGTCCAGTGGTCCCCCAAATGCCAGGTCCCATGCCCCACCTGGGTCCCCGTGCCCCCCTGGGTCCCCACGCCCGCCGTGTCCCTGTCGTTGCAGCGCTGCTGGGACGTGGCTCTGGCGCCGCTGAAGCAGATCCCCATGAACCTGTTCATCATGTACATGGCCGGCAACACCATCTCCATCTTCCCAGCCATGATGGTCTGCATGATGGGCTGGCGCCCGCTGCAGGCCCTCATGTCCCTGTCTGCCAGTGAGTGCAGCCCCGTGTGGggacagccccacagccccctgggtgtccccacagccccctgggtgtccccacaTCCTCTTGGGTTTCCTGCAATTCTCTGGGTGTCCCCACACTCTCCTgggtgtccccacagccccctgggtgtccccacaCTCTCCTGGgtgtcccacagcccctgggtgTCCCACAGCCCCctggatgtcacacagcccctgggtgtccccacaTCCTCTGGGGTTTCCTGCAattccctgggtgtccccacaACCCCCTGGGTGTCTCACAGCCCCTGGGTGTCCCTAGCCCCATGGATGGCCAGATGTGTCCCACAGTCACCTCCACAGCCCTCGCCCTGCCCAGCAGTCCCCCCATGGTGCTGCCCACTGCTGTGACCCCTGTGGCAGCTCGGTGGCCTGGGGGTCACTGACAGGCACCCGGTGGCCTCTGTACCCCCCAGCTCTGAAGGCCCTGGAGAGCTCCAGCCGGCgggccctgcagggcctcgtgttCCTGGTGGGcaatgggctggggctggcactaGCCCTCTACAAGTGCCAGGCcatggggctgctgcccacccGCCCCTCCGACTGGCTGGCCTTCGTCACCCCCCCGCAGGTGAGCCTGGGGTGCTGGGGTCACCCTGCAGGGTCAGGGGTCACCTGGCAGGGTCAGGGGTCATGGGGTCACCCTGCATTGCCTGGGGTCACCCAGCAAAgttgggggtcctggggtcaCCCTGCAGGATCAGGGGTCACCCAGCAGGGTCAGGGGTCATGCAGTCACCCTGCATTGCCTGGGGTCACCCTGCAGGGTCAGGGGTCCTGGGGTCACCCTGCAGGGTCAGGGGTCCTGGGGTCACCCCACAGAGTCAGGGGTCACCCGGCAGGGTCAGGGGTTGTGGGTTAGATACCCAGGACCCCCACTCACCCCttcctctctcccctctcttGGCAGCGCATGGAGTTCACTGGGGGGGGCCTGATCTTGTGACCCCCTGCGCCCCACACCAATAAAGGCCATGGCAGGATGGTGACACCGTTTCTGGGGGGAATTCTGAGGGTTTGGGGACTGGCAGCACTGGGTTGGGCTGAGCTAAAAGATGTTTATTGGGctggactgggagcactgggagcacactGAAATCTGTACTGGGAGTGCTGGGAGTGCCCTGGCAACCTCGGGAcctgcactgggagcactgggagcttTGGGGCCTGTGCTGGGGTCTGCACTGGAGCTACTCTCAGAGCCACAGGACCcatactgggaacactgggaattcACTTCTGGCCGGCATGAGGAGAGTTGCAGCCTGAGGCTGGCTCCATACTGGAAGCACTGGCTTtgtactgggaacactggggatCATATCAGGATCTTGATTTGACTGTAGATGATGCTGGTGttgtactgggagcactgggccATACTGGGATCCTGCCTGAAGAGCTGTGGCTCGCTAGCATTGTACTGGGAGTGCTGGTGGTATGTTGGGAGCACTGGGCACATACTGGGACTGTGCCAGCAGACCTGTGGTGCAGGCCAGTGTTGTACTGGGAGCAGTGGGCCTACACTGGGATGGTGCTCGGCGTGCCTACCCTGCTGGTTTTTGCAGCATTTCACCATTTTACTTTGGTAATTTCCCAATTTTGACTGTTTTTCTCACCTCTTCTTGCCCATTTGTGCcccttttttgtccttttcccttgttctttcatactttttttttccacttttgcaGTAATTTCTCCCACTGTTGCTCCCAGTAGAGCCAAACCTCTCCTTTCCAGTATGGACCAGGGCTTCCCAGTATAGCCTTGTGCCCTCTGCAGGACTTTGAGTGTGATCCAGGACTCCAGGATGATGTTATCATGGCCCAGAGCCCGATCCCAGTATATCCCACCAGCTCCTAGTGCCTTTCCAGACCagcccagtgttcccagtggcACCACAGATGCactgggggcagggatggggcagggccTCCTTCTGTGGAGTCAGTGGGGACATGAGGATGTCACCTGTGCCTCagctggctgggctgtggcGTGTCCCGGGGTGTCACCGGGCACAGTGACCCCAGGCACAGCATCTCCCGATGGCCACACATCCCACAGATGGATCCAGGCTGGAAAACCCCTCCCAGCCcgtccagcccagcctgtgcctgctccccgccttgtccccagcccagagctccgaGTGCACCTCCGGAATtgctgggacacctccagggatgggcactccaaccttccctgggcacctccaggctgagctccctttccatggggaaattcctgctggttccaccctgagctgccctggagccgttccctctgctcctgtccctgttcctggagcagagcccgaggagcagcagccactccTCATTCAGCTGGACACGAGGGGCTGTGGGCTTTGAAATCCTGAGCATAGGAAGGGCTCctgttcccagctgtgctcaCGTGTGGCCTCACAGCTTCTCCAGAGCACACAAACACACGGTGAACACATCCCTGACAGCTTCTTCTGGAGCACACGTGTGGTGATAACCTtgtcccagcacacacacacacgtgtggTGATAACCTtgtcccagcacacacacacacacacacacacacacacacacacacacagtgaccCCTTCCCTGCAGTCACTGACATGCGTTCCCTCCCCAGCACACACATCCCCATGTCCCGGGGTGTCTGGGGGTCCCTGAGTGCCGGGGACCCCACAGCTGTGTGTGACCACAGGGCGAC
Above is a window of Lonchura striata isolate bLonStr1 chromosome Z, bLonStr1.mat, whole genome shotgun sequence DNA encoding:
- the EMC4 gene encoding ER membrane protein complex subunit 4 isoform X1, yielding MAAAAAALRGRRFKWSLDLGAAPGARPRGAAEGRGPLGFAERQLGEGGVHESDKILMEKRCWDVALAPLKQIPMNLFIMYMAGNTISIFPAMMVCMMGWRPLQALMSLSATLKALESSSRRALQGLVFLVGNGLGLALALYKCQAMGLLPTRPSDWLAFVTPPQRMEFTGGGLIL
- the EMC4 gene encoding ER membrane protein complex subunit 4 isoform X2, with the translated sequence MNLFIMYMAGNTISIFPAMMVCMMGWRPLQALMSLSATLKALESSSRRALQGLVFLVGNGLGLALALYKCQAMGLLPTRPSDWLAFVTPPQRMEFTGGGLIL